A window of the Syntrophothermus lipocalidus DSM 12680 genome harbors these coding sequences:
- the recJ gene encoding single-stranded-DNA-specific exonuclease RecJ, with amino-acid sequence MRKFPIWTVKTAENRVIREIQESLGISEVLARLLYLRGIRTREEARLFIDGGLDDLCDPFLLPDLAAAVNRLEKARQYREKVLIYGDYDVDGICSVVMLKEFLDYLGVENSYYIPNRFSEGYGLNEEAVKEAVQKQYQLLVTVDCGISSCREIELAAGLGLDVVVTDHHQPPEQLPPAVAIVNPKLVQEPGLQELAGAGVVFKLVTAWADIAAPEYDKTKWLDLVCLATVADIVALLGENRLLVKAGLEFVAKTERPGLRALLDESGLNGKSLKAWHIGYVVAPRLNAAGRIGDADVAVELLLTQDPGKGLDLARFLIQQNRQRQEVEAQILQQATKEVADSADIEAQRVLVVAGDGWHQGVIGIVASRLTEQFGRPTILISWDEDYGKGSGRSVDGFDLYQALCQCSHILNRFGGHRYAAGLILERARFHEFREEINRVAASMTGSAGLVQRLEIDCEVALDDIDCQLLNELAMLEPFGEGNPVPNLLLRRSHLSDLMWVGKNSEHAKFWVDNGKRKIEAIAFNAKIEKEVDYSSFLVDLVFQPELDVYNGDTRLVLKVRDMKPSWAADDSQARAPAVGVSPPPPVLLSLGQKVENELRCGRPVVLVYPTLRCLDRHLLSMQSFLSRRALAILSGRQSREMRNNVIRMLLAGENRLFLTTEVLFKYYIENYVLPERLQLLCFVMPEGQATDLANFGRNHLEVTICLPDSRDFDHAVQVVEPAKRLKRAFIYANRAVTVHRLCGERVGLISEAGIDDIEKRWQARDRFRQGLGNGLVSDGKFGLALPFLSEVKEVLFADSPFGLSEALGFMSQASRPEEGLFFCFTEEDLASNRRYLERIFPGPDSVNSFLGYVKELDRTEVAIDQKMMLELNEYMGRKLETTELKAVLQILRELDVCRTIMNNGRVQIVFMDDGSGKANITESLYFLEGYATRKSFLRWCEVCRRARVVI; translated from the coding sequence ATGAGAAAGTTTCCGATTTGGACAGTGAAAACGGCAGAAAACCGAGTGATAAGGGAAATACAAGAAAGTTTGGGGATATCTGAGGTTTTGGCGCGTTTGCTTTACTTGCGTGGGATTAGAACGCGTGAAGAAGCGCGCCTGTTTATTGATGGTGGTTTGGACGATTTATGTGATCCGTTTTTGTTGCCCGATTTAGCCGCTGCGGTAAATCGGTTGGAAAAGGCACGCCAATACCGCGAAAAGGTACTCATTTACGGTGATTACGATGTTGACGGAATCTGCAGTGTGGTGATGCTGAAAGAGTTCCTAGATTATCTGGGAGTGGAAAACAGCTATTACATCCCGAATCGTTTCTCCGAGGGTTACGGTCTCAATGAGGAAGCGGTTAAGGAAGCCGTGCAAAAGCAATACCAACTACTGGTAACCGTTGATTGCGGGATTTCTTCCTGCCGGGAAATCGAATTAGCCGCTGGTTTGGGACTTGATGTAGTGGTTACCGACCATCATCAGCCGCCGGAGCAATTGCCGCCAGCTGTGGCCATAGTTAATCCCAAGCTTGTTCAAGAACCGGGCCTACAGGAACTGGCCGGGGCTGGAGTCGTGTTTAAGCTAGTCACTGCTTGGGCTGATATAGCTGCGCCCGAGTACGATAAGACTAAGTGGCTGGACCTGGTTTGCTTGGCTACCGTTGCCGACATAGTCGCTCTGCTGGGTGAAAACAGGTTGCTGGTTAAGGCTGGATTGGAGTTCGTCGCAAAAACGGAACGACCCGGACTCAGGGCTCTTTTGGATGAGAGCGGGTTGAACGGTAAGAGTCTTAAGGCCTGGCACATTGGGTATGTGGTGGCGCCGAGGCTTAATGCTGCTGGCAGGATAGGAGATGCAGATGTTGCAGTAGAATTACTTCTTACTCAAGACCCCGGGAAAGGGCTGGATCTCGCCAGGTTTCTGATTCAACAAAACCGTCAACGACAGGAGGTTGAAGCCCAAATACTACAGCAGGCCACTAAAGAAGTAGCAGACAGCGCAGATATTGAAGCGCAGAGGGTACTTGTAGTGGCCGGAGATGGCTGGCATCAAGGAGTAATAGGGATTGTAGCTTCGCGGCTGACAGAACAGTTCGGACGTCCTACCATATTGATCTCCTGGGACGAGGACTACGGGAAAGGATCGGGACGGAGTGTTGATGGCTTTGATCTTTATCAGGCTCTGTGTCAGTGCTCTCATATTTTGAACCGGTTCGGGGGGCACCGCTATGCGGCTGGATTAATTTTGGAAAGGGCTCGTTTCCACGAATTTCGTGAAGAAATCAATAGAGTAGCGGCTTCGATGACCGGGAGTGCAGGGTTAGTGCAGAGGTTGGAGATTGATTGTGAAGTAGCCCTAGATGACATAGACTGTCAACTCTTAAATGAACTGGCGATGTTAGAACCTTTTGGAGAGGGAAACCCAGTACCCAACTTGCTTTTGCGCCGGTCCCACTTATCCGATCTGATGTGGGTGGGAAAGAACTCGGAACACGCGAAGTTTTGGGTCGACAATGGCAAAAGGAAAATAGAGGCCATCGCTTTCAACGCCAAAATTGAAAAAGAGGTGGATTATTCGAGTTTTTTGGTTGACCTTGTATTCCAACCGGAGCTTGATGTTTATAATGGAGATACGAGGCTTGTACTTAAGGTCAGGGATATGAAGCCTAGTTGGGCAGCCGATGATTCACAGGCCCGGGCCCCTGCCGTAGGAGTGTCACCGCCGCCACCTGTTCTGCTATCGCTGGGACAAAAGGTTGAAAATGAACTCAGATGCGGTAGACCGGTAGTGTTGGTTTACCCCACTTTGCGGTGTTTGGACAGGCATCTTTTATCTATGCAAAGTTTCTTGTCACGTCGAGCTTTAGCTATACTTAGTGGGAGACAGTCCCGGGAGATGAGAAATAACGTAATACGGATGCTGTTAGCGGGCGAGAACCGCTTGTTTTTGACAACCGAGGTACTTTTTAAATACTATATAGAAAACTATGTTCTTCCTGAGCGGTTGCAATTACTGTGCTTTGTCATGCCGGAGGGGCAAGCCACTGACTTAGCAAATTTTGGACGGAATCACCTCGAAGTGACGATCTGTTTGCCTGATTCTCGTGATTTCGACCATGCGGTGCAGGTGGTAGAACCGGCAAAAAGGTTAAAAAGGGCGTTCATTTATGCCAACCGTGCGGTTACGGTTCACCGTCTTTGTGGTGAACGGGTGGGTTTGATATCAGAAGCGGGAATAGATGATATAGAGAAGCGTTGGCAGGCTAGGGATAGGTTTCGTCAGGGGTTAGGAAATGGTCTGGTTTCCGACGGTAAGTTTGGATTGGCGTTACCGTTTTTGTCGGAAGTAAAAGAGGTGTTGTTTGCCGATTCTCCCTTTGGGCTGAGCGAAGCGCTGGGTTTTATGAGTCAGGCCAGTCGTCCGGAAGAAGGGTTGTTTTTCTGCTTTACGGAAGAGGATTTGGCTTCAAACCGGCGTTATTTGGAACGGATTTTCCCTGGTCCAGATTCAGTTAATTCTTTTCTGGGGTATGTCAAAGAACTGGATAGGACCGAGGTAGCCATTGATCAGAAAATGATGTTAGAACTGAACGAGTACATGGGAAGGAAGCTAGAAACAACGGAGTTGAAGGCGGTTCTGCAAATTCTCCGTGAGTTGGACGTATGCCGCACCATTATGAATAATGGGAGGGTTCAAATAGTTTTCATGGACGACGGAAGTGGTAAAGCGAATATTACCGAATCCTTATACTTTCTCGAGGGGTACGCGACCCGAAAGAGTTTTCTCCGATGGTGCGAGGTGTGTCGAAGGGCGCGGGTGGTGATTTGA
- the aroF gene encoding 3-deoxy-7-phosphoheptulonate synthase: MESKSQRTCGELKVMKNSETRHPLVRVKDCVVGGHDVTVIAGPCAVEDEETLWATAVQVKKAGAHILRGGAYKPRTSPYSFQGLGKTGLRILASVGQALGMPVVTEVMDTADIEEVAAYADVLQIGARNMHNYGLLKRLGKVEKPVILKRGLSATIEEWLMAAEYVVSGGNDQVILCERGIRTYEPWTRNTLDLSAVALVKTLTHLPVIVDPSHATGKADLVGPMARAAVAAGADGLMIEVHIDPSKALSDGEQSLTPGQFAQLMQDIRALTSIRQRRVS, translated from the coding sequence ATGGAGAGCAAGAGTCAACGCACATGCGGTGAACTCAAAGTCATGAAAAATTCTGAAACGCGTCATCCCCTAGTCCGCGTTAAAGACTGCGTTGTAGGAGGCCATGATGTGACAGTTATCGCCGGCCCCTGCGCGGTGGAGGACGAAGAAACCTTATGGGCGACTGCAGTACAGGTCAAGAAAGCGGGGGCCCATATTCTGCGGGGCGGGGCTTACAAGCCCAGAACCTCGCCTTACAGTTTCCAGGGCTTAGGTAAAACGGGACTGAGAATCTTGGCTTCAGTGGGTCAGGCTTTGGGAATGCCGGTCGTAACCGAGGTAATGGATACAGCTGACATAGAAGAGGTTGCCGCTTATGCCGATGTATTGCAAATCGGAGCCCGTAACATGCATAACTACGGGTTACTGAAAAGACTGGGAAAGGTTGAAAAACCGGTTATACTGAAGAGGGGTCTGTCTGCGACCATTGAAGAGTGGCTGATGGCAGCCGAGTACGTGGTATCCGGGGGCAATGACCAGGTCATACTGTGTGAAAGGGGAATAAGGACTTATGAACCCTGGACGCGGAACACGCTGGACCTCTCCGCTGTGGCCTTGGTTAAGACTCTTACCCATCTTCCTGTAATCGTTGATCCAAGCCACGCTACTGGTAAAGCCGATCTTGTCGGTCCCATGGCGAGAGCTGCGGTTGCTGCCGGTGCTGACGGTTTGATGATCGAGGTCCATATTGATCCGTCCAAGGCCTTATCTGACGGAGAGCAGTCTTTAACCCCAGGCCAGTTCGCGCAGTTGATGCAAGACATAAGAGCGTTAACCTCCATTCGGCAAAGGCGGGTGTCGTGA
- the hemZ gene encoding coproporphyrinogen dehydrogenase HemZ, with product MKLLLQTDPPTMTAWLHDVVRLYYPGWKIEVEDSGQAEGRMRIVRSQSKGKVEVALTVEDRNGTIRERIMLEAGDEKNSEDVEKEVRRQIRLITYRLLARHTGKEGNPYGILTGVRPTKLVQRWLDEDLPTEQVETRLENQYAIRRDKAKLLTEIALRERPYLMDNDAASRYLSVYVGIPFCPSRCHYCSFLGATVTDYSRQVTPFMEALGREVEVFGQVTKDLGFKVQSIYVGGGTPTVLACNDLEVLLEWLNRYFVSAATREITVEAGRPDTLTAEKLRLLREAGVTRISINPQTMNDATLRAIGRSHSVEEVVRAFELARHEGLRQINMDLIVGLPGEGMKEYTNTADRILQLKPENVTVHVLAVKRGSVLAETERGVGAREQIEQVERGIEMFRNRLTGTGYEPYYLYRQRYMAANMENLGYSLPGCYCLYNILMIEERQTILGLGAGTASKFVNPGSWTLTSLYSPKNPLSYVESLSRLIRNKVDKLGALT from the coding sequence ATGAAACTGTTGCTACAAACTGATCCTCCAACCATGACAGCCTGGCTCCACGATGTGGTGAGATTGTACTACCCTGGGTGGAAAATTGAAGTTGAGGACTCGGGACAGGCTGAAGGGCGGATGAGAATCGTTCGCAGCCAGTCAAAGGGAAAGGTGGAAGTCGCCCTTACAGTAGAGGACAGGAATGGCACCATCCGGGAGAGAATAATGCTTGAGGCCGGCGACGAGAAAAACAGTGAAGACGTAGAGAAGGAAGTCCGGCGTCAAATACGGCTCATAACGTACCGGCTTCTGGCCCGGCATACGGGAAAGGAAGGCAATCCCTATGGTATCCTCACCGGAGTGCGCCCGACCAAGCTTGTTCAGCGCTGGCTGGATGAAGACCTCCCGACAGAACAGGTAGAAACTAGGCTAGAAAATCAATATGCCATCAGACGGGACAAAGCGAAGTTGTTGACTGAGATTGCGTTGCGAGAAAGGCCCTACCTCATGGATAACGATGCTGCTTCCCGCTATCTCAGCGTCTACGTTGGGATCCCGTTCTGCCCGAGCCGCTGTCATTACTGTTCGTTTCTAGGTGCAACGGTGACCGACTATTCTCGCCAGGTAACACCGTTTATGGAGGCATTAGGCCGGGAGGTGGAGGTGTTCGGTCAGGTAACCAAGGATTTGGGATTTAAGGTCCAGTCCATCTATGTGGGTGGGGGAACTCCTACAGTACTGGCCTGTAACGACCTTGAAGTGTTGCTGGAATGGCTTAACCGTTATTTTGTTTCGGCCGCCACCAGGGAGATCACAGTAGAGGCCGGCCGTCCCGACACCTTGACTGCAGAAAAGTTGAGACTGTTACGAGAAGCTGGAGTGACTCGAATCTCTATTAATCCGCAAACTATGAACGACGCGACACTGAGGGCCATTGGGAGAAGCCATTCGGTAGAAGAGGTGGTACGTGCTTTCGAACTAGCACGGCACGAGGGTCTTAGACAAATAAATATGGATCTAATAGTTGGGCTTCCGGGTGAAGGGATGAAAGAGTACACGAACACAGCAGATCGGATTCTGCAACTAAAGCCGGAAAACGTGACTGTTCATGTTCTGGCGGTGAAACGAGGCTCAGTCTTGGCTGAAACCGAGCGCGGGGTAGGTGCCAGGGAGCAAATCGAGCAAGTCGAGAGAGGGATCGAAATGTTTCGGAACCGTCTTACCGGCACCGGCTACGAACCCTACTACCTTTACCGCCAGCGTTATATGGCTGCCAACATGGAGAACCTGGGCTATTCTTTACCGGGCTGCTATTGCCTGTACAACATCCTGATGATTGAGGAGAGGCAGACTATTCTGGGATTAGGCGCCGGTACTGCTAGTAAATTCGTGAATCCCGGCAGTTGGACCTTGACCTCCTTATATAGCCCCAAGAACCCGTTAAGTTACGTAGAGTCTTTGTCACGCTTGATCCGCAACAAAGTTGACAAGCTAGGGGCCTTGACCTAG
- a CDS encoding prephenate dehydratase domain-containing protein, translating into MKPVYAVLGSRCTFTVEAARCYWGDGVDLLGLKSIPEVFESVVQSGVSGGMVPVENSIAGRIPETEAGLREFPVVVAGEICLTIQHCLLSTKPLAIDRVNLVFSQAQVFAQCRRFLREHLPWVTLVAVANTELAIQMARHAGENSAAVGSALAADIYGMHVIAKGIQDSDSNVTRFVHIKPREPQ; encoded by the coding sequence ATGAAACCTGTTTATGCCGTACTGGGTTCCCGCTGTACATTTACCGTGGAAGCGGCCCGCTGTTACTGGGGAGATGGTGTAGATCTGCTAGGCTTAAAGTCTATCCCAGAAGTCTTCGAGTCTGTCGTGCAAAGCGGTGTTAGTGGGGGCATGGTCCCGGTTGAAAACTCGATCGCCGGGCGAATCCCCGAAACCGAAGCTGGGCTCAGAGAGTTTCCAGTAGTCGTGGCTGGTGAGATTTGCCTCACAATACAACACTGTTTGCTTTCGACCAAACCCTTAGCCATTGACCGGGTTAATCTGGTCTTCAGCCAGGCCCAGGTGTTTGCCCAGTGCCGGCGGTTTTTACGCGAACACCTGCCATGGGTAACGCTGGTAGCGGTTGCCAACACCGAATTGGCAATCCAGATGGCCCGGCACGCAGGTGAAAACTCCGCGGCCGTAGGGTCGGCATTAGCAGCTGATATCTACGGTATGCACGTCATAGCCAAGGGGATTCAGGACAGTGATTCCAATGTTACCCGCTTTGTCCATATCAAGCCACGAGAGCCGCAATAG
- a CDS encoding RelA/SpoT family protein — MELAQLINRIEKYHSPEDITEIERAYAFAEKAHAGQTRISGEPYVCHPLAVAIILAELELDAATLIAALLHDVVEDTEVTLEEVKLQFGEEVALLVDGVTKLGKLEFMSKEEAQAENLRKMFLAMAKDIRVLIIKLADRLHNMRTLVYQPERKQVEIAEETLEIFVPLAHRLGIFRFKWELEDLSFLYLEPDTYYELARRLKAKRKEREEYVHELIARIRAELQKIGIEADIAGRPKNLYSIYTKMLKQGKDLDEIYDKIAIRVLVDTVRDCYGVLGIIHTLWKPLPGRFKDYIAMPKPNMYQSLHTTLIGRGGEPFEVQIRTWEMHRTAEYGIAAHWRYKEGKTKTSDLDEKLAWLRQMLEWQQEVKDTREFMESLRIDLFADTVFVFTPKGDVVELPRGSCPVDFAYRVHTEVGHRCVGAKVNGRIVPLDHQLNNGDIVQIITSKQSTGPSRDWLNFVKTSQAKSRIKQWFKKEKREENIIRGRDLLESELQKNNLDPKEFLKEERLQKIGQKFSLNKVEDLFAALGDGALTANQIIGKMKEEFFKQKQLDDLLARSLKKPKTVGKVETGVGVSIKGIRNVEARLAHCCNPLPGDEIIGYITRGKGVSVHRVDCPNIHAHLRDHKEAERLVEVEWDSSNQAIYTVEIEITAFDRSRLTMDVMAVVAEAKIPINSVFSRADRKSKMATINLKLEIKDPSHLYAIMQRIAKVKDVMEVKRVVHS; from the coding sequence ATGGAACTTGCCCAGCTTATCAACAGAATCGAGAAATACCATTCACCGGAGGATATAACCGAAATCGAAAGGGCGTATGCTTTCGCAGAGAAGGCCCATGCTGGCCAGACCAGGATTTCTGGGGAGCCCTATGTGTGCCATCCTTTGGCGGTTGCCATAATCCTCGCCGAATTGGAATTGGATGCAGCTACTTTGATAGCTGCTCTTTTGCATGATGTGGTTGAAGATACAGAGGTCACCCTGGAAGAAGTCAAGCTTCAGTTTGGGGAAGAGGTGGCTCTGCTCGTAGATGGGGTTACCAAGCTGGGCAAGCTGGAGTTTATGTCTAAAGAAGAGGCCCAGGCCGAGAACCTGCGCAAGATGTTCCTGGCGATGGCCAAGGATATTCGAGTGCTTATTATAAAGCTGGCTGACCGCTTGCACAACATGAGAACCCTAGTTTATCAACCTGAGCGAAAACAGGTAGAGATCGCTGAAGAGACTTTGGAAATATTTGTTCCTTTGGCTCACAGATTGGGTATATTCCGTTTCAAATGGGAGTTGGAGGATTTATCTTTTCTATACTTGGAACCTGATACCTATTATGAGCTAGCCCGGCGGCTAAAAGCAAAACGCAAAGAGAGAGAGGAATACGTACACGAGCTGATAGCGCGAATAAGGGCAGAGTTGCAGAAGATAGGAATAGAAGCTGATATTGCCGGGCGTCCTAAAAACCTTTACAGCATTTATACCAAGATGCTCAAACAAGGAAAGGACCTGGATGAGATCTACGACAAGATCGCCATTCGGGTGCTGGTGGATACGGTCCGTGACTGCTACGGGGTTCTTGGGATAATCCATACCTTGTGGAAACCACTGCCGGGGAGATTCAAAGACTACATCGCTATGCCCAAACCTAACATGTATCAATCCTTGCACACCACCCTGATCGGGCGTGGGGGCGAACCGTTCGAAGTGCAGATAAGGACCTGGGAGATGCACCGGACGGCTGAGTACGGGATAGCAGCGCACTGGAGGTACAAAGAAGGGAAAACCAAAACCAGCGACCTCGACGAAAAGCTGGCTTGGTTGAGGCAGATGTTGGAATGGCAACAAGAGGTCAAGGATACCCGCGAGTTTATGGAATCTCTGCGCATAGACTTGTTTGCAGACACGGTGTTCGTCTTCACGCCCAAGGGCGATGTTGTAGAACTTCCTCGAGGGTCCTGCCCTGTAGATTTTGCTTACCGGGTACACACTGAAGTCGGGCACCGATGTGTAGGAGCTAAGGTTAACGGCCGTATTGTGCCTCTTGATCACCAGCTAAACAACGGTGATATCGTACAGATAATAACTTCGAAACAGTCAACTGGTCCGAGTCGGGACTGGCTGAATTTTGTGAAGACTTCTCAGGCCAAGAGCAGGATTAAGCAGTGGTTCAAAAAGGAGAAGCGAGAAGAGAATATTATAAGAGGCCGAGACCTGTTAGAGAGCGAACTCCAGAAAAACAACCTAGATCCTAAAGAGTTCTTAAAAGAAGAACGCCTGCAGAAGATAGGGCAGAAGTTCAGTCTCAACAAAGTAGAAGATTTGTTCGCTGCTCTGGGCGATGGAGCCCTGACGGCCAATCAGATCATCGGCAAAATGAAGGAGGAATTTTTCAAGCAGAAGCAGTTGGATGATCTTCTTGCTCGTAGCTTGAAGAAGCCCAAAACTGTGGGCAAGGTGGAAACGGGAGTCGGGGTCAGTATCAAAGGCATCAGGAACGTGGAGGCAAGACTTGCTCACTGTTGTAACCCGCTGCCGGGGGATGAGATCATAGGTTACATTACTCGGGGGAAAGGGGTGTCTGTTCATCGGGTGGATTGTCCTAACATCCACGCTCATCTGCGCGACCATAAAGAGGCAGAAAGACTGGTCGAAGTAGAATGGGACTCCAGCAACCAGGCTATTTATACCGTAGAAATCGAAATAACCGCTTTCGACCGCTCGCGTCTTACCATGGATGTCATGGCCGTGGTAGCAGAAGCTAAGATACCAATTAACTCAGTGTTTTCGCGAGCGGACCGAAAGAGTAAAATGGCGACCATAAACTTGAAATTGGAGATAAAAGACCCGAGTCATCTCTATGCGATAATGCAACGGATTGCCAAGGTTAAAGATGTTATGGAGGTTAAGAGAGTTGTTCATTCGTAG
- a CDS encoding MBL fold metallo-hydrolase: MILKWLEVGSIGANCYIIGCEETREGAVIDPGGNGPSIVQVIESLKLKIKYIINTHGHIDHIGANRQVKEATGAEILIHEEDAGMLTNPVSNFSMFMGRNITSPPADRFIKDGDIIKIGNTIELEVIHTPGHTRGGVCLKTGDIIFAGDTLFAGSIGRTDFPGGSFKTLIESINNKIMCYEDHVKVYPGHGPATTVGFERKHNPFL, encoded by the coding sequence TTGATTCTGAAGTGGCTAGAAGTAGGTTCGATCGGAGCAAACTGTTACATTATTGGCTGTGAAGAGACTCGGGAGGGGGCTGTCATAGACCCAGGGGGGAATGGCCCTTCGATTGTACAGGTTATTGAAAGCCTTAAACTGAAAATAAAATATATAATCAATACCCATGGGCATATTGATCATATTGGGGCTAACCGTCAGGTCAAAGAAGCTACCGGGGCAGAAATCCTGATTCATGAAGAAGATGCGGGTATGCTGACTAATCCGGTTTCCAATTTTTCAATGTTTATGGGCAGAAACATAACCAGTCCTCCAGCCGATAGGTTTATAAAGGACGGTGACATAATTAAGATCGGAAACACGATAGAACTTGAAGTCATCCACACTCCAGGACATACTCGGGGCGGCGTCTGCCTTAAAACCGGTGACATCATTTTTGCTGGAGACACGTTGTTCGCTGGCTCGATTGGCAGGACCGACTTCCCCGGGGGGTCTTTCAAGACTTTGATCGAGTCCATAAACAACAAGATAATGTGTTACGAGGACCACGTGAAGGTTTATCCGGGGCACGGACCGGCCACGACGGTAGGATTTGAACGCAAGCACAACCCGTTTTTGTGA
- the hisS gene encoding histidine--tRNA ligase has translation MSITGPRGTYDILPDESRKWQWLEGLLRETAELYGFREIRTPVFEHTELFQRGVGETTDIVQKEMYTFADKARRSLTLRPEGTASCARAFIQHQIYNQPQPVKWYYLGPMFRYDRPQAGRYRQFHQFGAEVFGSNNPFVDAELIVMMVDMVFKAGLPQYDLRLNSVGCETCRPSYRQALVSFLQPIKKELCQDCRKRIELNPLRVLDCKNQGCREAVTGLPRVADYWCNDCRQHFTAVTQSLDRYEVSYTVDDRLVRGLDYYTNTAFELLVPGIGAQNAIGGGGRYNHLVREVGGPDVPGIGFAIGLERLLSGVEEAGALPVFSPDIEVYIAVTGREYEASADQALRELRRAGLKADRDYMGRSLKAQMRQADRLQVPVVVLIGEDEATRGTYTIRRMQTKEQYEIGQADLIDEVRKILVK, from the coding sequence ATGAGCATTACCGGGCCGCGAGGCACCTACGACATTTTACCTGATGAGTCCAGGAAATGGCAGTGGTTGGAGGGACTTTTGCGCGAAACCGCTGAGTTATACGGGTTTCGGGAGATCAGGACTCCGGTTTTTGAGCATACGGAGCTCTTCCAGCGGGGAGTTGGCGAAACCACAGACATAGTGCAAAAAGAGATGTACACTTTTGCCGATAAAGCGCGCAGGAGCTTGACTCTCCGGCCGGAGGGCACGGCTTCTTGTGCTCGGGCATTTATTCAGCATCAGATATATAACCAGCCCCAACCTGTCAAGTGGTATTACCTAGGGCCAATGTTCCGTTATGACCGGCCGCAAGCTGGGCGCTACAGACAGTTTCACCAATTCGGGGCTGAGGTTTTTGGTAGCAACAATCCGTTTGTAGATGCCGAGCTTATAGTCATGATGGTGGATATGGTTTTTAAGGCTGGCCTGCCGCAATACGATCTGCGTCTCAATTCGGTTGGGTGTGAAACCTGTCGTCCTTCATATCGTCAGGCTTTGGTCAGTTTTTTGCAACCTATTAAAAAAGAGTTGTGTCAAGATTGCCGTAAGCGGATTGAGCTTAACCCTCTGCGGGTGTTAGACTGCAAGAACCAGGGTTGCCGCGAGGCAGTTACCGGTCTTCCCAGGGTTGCTGACTACTGGTGTAATGATTGTCGCCAGCACTTTACAGCCGTAACTCAGAGTTTAGACCGATACGAGGTATCGTACACTGTTGACGACCGGTTGGTGAGGGGATTGGATTATTACACCAACACCGCTTTCGAGCTGCTGGTGCCGGGAATAGGTGCTCAGAACGCGATTGGCGGAGGAGGCAGGTATAACCACCTGGTGAGGGAGGTTGGAGGGCCGGACGTTCCCGGTATAGGTTTTGCCATTGGTCTGGAACGGTTGTTATCGGGCGTAGAGGAAGCCGGCGCATTACCTGTGTTTTCACCGGACATAGAGGTTTATATAGCCGTGACCGGGCGTGAGTACGAAGCTTCAGCTGACCAAGCTTTGAGAGAACTGCGAAGAGCCGGGCTTAAGGCTGATCGGGACTATATGGGGCGGAGTTTAAAGGCCCAGATGAGGCAAGCTGACCGTCTGCAGGTCCCGGTCGTGGTGCTTATCGGAGAGGACGAAGCCACCAGAGGGACGTATACCATACGCCGCATGCAAACAAAAGAGCAGTATGAAATAGGGCAAGCAGACTTGATCGACGAAGTCAGGAAAATACTCGTTAAATAG
- the dtd gene encoding D-aminoacyl-tRNA deacylase codes for MRAVVQRVVKGRVLVEDREVGRIGHGLVVLLGVKKEDSEADARYLADKVCNLRVFEDDAGKMNRSLLDIGGSVLVVSQFTLLGDARKGRRPSFSEAADPVRAIPLIDAFVSEVKNRGVEVSTGEFGEHMMVEIHNDGPCTILLDSERVF; via the coding sequence GTGCGGGCCGTAGTACAGAGAGTGGTCAAAGGAAGGGTTCTGGTAGAAGACAGAGAAGTGGGGCGCATCGGTCACGGACTTGTGGTGCTGCTCGGGGTCAAAAAGGAAGATAGCGAAGCAGATGCCAGGTATTTGGCGGACAAGGTCTGCAACCTGCGAGTGTTCGAGGATGATGCGGGTAAGATGAACAGGTCTTTGCTGGATATAGGCGGGTCCGTGCTGGTGGTGTCTCAGTTTACGCTCTTAGGTGACGCGCGCAAAGGAAGGAGGCCGAGTTTTAGCGAGGCCGCTGATCCCGTCCGAGCAATTCCACTAATAGACGCTTTTGTATCTGAGGTCAAGAACAGAGGGGTCGAGGTATCAACCGGTGAATTCGGTGAACATATGATGGTTGAGATTCACAATGATGGCCCCTGTACCATATTACTTGACAGCGAAAGAGTATTCTGA